Proteins encoded by one window of Vibrio rumoiensis:
- the cmoM gene encoding tRNA uridine 5-oxyacetic acid(34) methyltransferase CmoM → MVNDRNFDDIAHKFAKNIYGSDKGDIRQVILWQDIEQALTRLRQDERCLSVLDAGGGLAQMSQKIAKLGHQVTLCDISSEMLALAQQEIEKNHLSSQFRLIHSAIQNLDQHLDEQSDLVLFHAVMEWLEDPQVVLTHLLDKVKPGGIMSVMFYNHHGLVLKNVTCGNIPHILQGMPHRKRFKLQPQRGLLPEDVYQWIESAGFDICGKSGIRCFNDYIGNQQYMGEYGPEDVLALEQQLCRTEPYLSLGRYIHVWAQKPHTTE, encoded by the coding sequence ATGGTCAATGATCGAAATTTCGATGATATCGCGCATAAATTCGCCAAAAATATCTATGGATCCGATAAAGGTGACATTCGCCAAGTAATCCTTTGGCAAGATATTGAACAAGCTTTAACTCGCTTACGTCAAGATGAACGCTGTTTATCTGTGCTTGATGCGGGGGGCGGATTAGCTCAGATGTCGCAAAAAATTGCTAAGCTTGGACATCAAGTGACGCTTTGTGATATTTCCAGCGAAATGCTAGCACTGGCTCAACAAGAAATTGAAAAAAATCACTTATCATCACAATTTCGTTTGATTCATTCTGCGATCCAAAATCTTGACCAACATCTAGACGAACAATCAGATTTAGTTTTATTTCATGCGGTTATGGAATGGTTGGAAGACCCACAGGTTGTCTTAACTCACTTATTAGATAAGGTGAAACCGGGTGGGATCATGTCAGTGATGTTTTATAATCACCACGGTTTGGTTTTGAAAAACGTAACTTGTGGTAATATCCCCCACATTTTGCAAGGAATGCCACATCGTAAGCGTTTCAAATTGCAACCGCAGCGTGGATTACTACCTGAGGATGTCTATCAATGGATAGAGTCGGCGGGTTTTGATATTTGTGGTAAATCTGGTATTCGATGCTTTAACGACTATATCGGAAATCAACAATACATGGGCGAATATGGGCCAGAGGATGTGTTGGCATTAGAACAACAATTATGCCGCACAGAACCTTACCTCTCTCTTGGTCGTTATATCCACGTATGGGCACAAAAGCCTCATACTACTGAGTAG
- a CDS encoding TIGR02647 family protein: MKFTVDHIAELNLLLQFDPTSLQTGIKVHNDAAPELQQAAKSLFDKNLCTLPDGGYLTDEGIELAEHALKVLNVLSVKA, translated from the coding sequence ATGAAATTTACTGTAGACCATATTGCTGAACTCAACCTATTACTTCAATTCGATCCAACTAGCCTACAAACTGGCATAAAAGTACACAACGACGCGGCACCAGAACTACAACAAGCAGCAAAAAGCCTGTTCGATAAAAATCTATGTACCCTACCAGATGGTGGCTACTTAACGGATGAAGGGATTGAATTGGCAGAACACGCATTGAAAGTGTTGAATGTCTTGTCGGTTAAGGCGTAA
- a CDS encoding NAD(P)H-dependent oxidoreductase: protein MKRVLVINANPKNQSFCKSLADNYALEAALTHEVKQLHLSDMKFDISLDQGYESVATLEPDLLHFQELVSWSEHIVIITPVWWGTVPAKFKGLIDRVFLPNFAFKYVEGKVFPEKLLLGRNSELYITLDTPPFWYKYFKGNVIYKQLKTSILDFSGIKNRSTTYLGPVIGSSFETRQKWLSKVVKQAGKIP from the coding sequence ATGAAAAGAGTATTAGTTATAAATGCAAACCCAAAGAACCAAAGTTTTTGTAAATCACTAGCGGACAACTACGCTCTTGAAGCTGCTTTGACACATGAAGTCAAACAACTTCATCTTAGTGACATGAAGTTCGATATAAGTTTAGACCAAGGCTATGAGAGCGTAGCTACGTTAGAGCCGGATCTATTACACTTTCAAGAGTTAGTGTCGTGGTCTGAGCATATCGTAATAATAACACCGGTTTGGTGGGGCACCGTACCAGCTAAATTTAAAGGACTAATTGATAGAGTCTTTCTGCCAAACTTTGCTTTTAAATACGTTGAAGGCAAAGTATTTCCTGAGAAGTTACTTCTGGGCCGGAATTCAGAGCTCTATATTACGCTGGATACACCACCATTTTGGTACAAGTATTTCAAAGGAAATGTAATTTACAAACAGCTAAAAACTTCAATCCTGGATTTTTCTGGTATCAAGAATCGCTCTACTACTTATTTGGGGCCAGTAATTGGATCAAGTTTTGAGACGAGGCAGAAATGGCTTAGCAAAGTTGTCAAACAAGCGGGAAAAATCCCATAA
- the mukF gene encoding chromosome partition protein MukF — MSEITQSSVEQPFEQPIDELVSWVKQHDFSLNLSSERLAFLIAIAVLSNEKFDEELGEGELHDAFKIVTNMFDETGEASAFRANNAINELVSQRLMSRFVSELNEGASIYRMSPLGVAITDYYVRHREFSKLKLSIQLSMVADEMSKAVEAANEASDIAQWQKHVYGVLKYSVSEIFDRIDLNQRVMDDQQVEIKNQIAELLNQDWREAISSCEKLLTETSTILNELQDTLQAAGDELQTQLLDIQQIIYGQEGLDFIDAILFSLQTKLDRIVSWGQQAIDLWIGYDRHVHKFIRTAIDMDQNRAFSQRLRQSVTDYFDMPWYLTYADAERLRDMRDEAMMLRDDEVTGAIPDEVEYEEFAAVDDELSERVAMMLQQHKETGKPIDLGAVLRDYLAQHTHAQHFDLARMVIDQAVRMGYSESDYQAIQPDWQAINDFGAKVQANVIDQY, encoded by the coding sequence ATGAGTGAAATAACTCAATCTTCAGTTGAACAACCTTTTGAGCAGCCAATCGATGAACTGGTCAGTTGGGTAAAACAACATGATTTCTCATTGAACCTTTCTTCTGAGCGATTAGCGTTTTTGATTGCGATTGCCGTGTTGAGCAATGAAAAGTTTGATGAAGAGCTCGGCGAAGGTGAATTGCATGATGCATTCAAAATCGTCACCAACATGTTTGATGAAACGGGTGAAGCCTCGGCATTTCGAGCCAACAACGCGATCAATGAACTCGTCTCTCAAAGACTGATGAGCCGCTTTGTTAGTGAACTCAATGAAGGTGCGAGCATTTACCGTATGTCGCCTTTAGGTGTTGCAATCACCGACTACTATGTTCGTCATCGTGAATTCTCTAAGCTTAAGTTATCTATTCAGTTGTCTATGGTGGCGGATGAAATGTCGAAAGCTGTTGAGGCAGCAAATGAAGCGTCCGATATCGCCCAATGGCAAAAACATGTTTACGGCGTACTGAAATATTCAGTCAGCGAAATTTTCGACCGTATCGATTTAAATCAGCGTGTGATGGATGATCAGCAGGTGGAAATTAAAAACCAAATTGCTGAATTATTAAACCAAGATTGGCGTGAAGCGATCAGCAGTTGTGAAAAATTACTGACAGAAACGTCGACCATACTGAATGAACTGCAAGATACACTGCAAGCGGCAGGCGATGAACTGCAAACCCAGCTACTTGATATTCAACAAATCATCTATGGCCAAGAAGGCTTAGATTTTATCGATGCCATCTTGTTCTCGCTACAAACCAAACTCGACCGCATTGTCAGTTGGGGTCAGCAAGCGATCGATTTATGGATCGGTTATGACCGCCATGTTCATAAGTTTATCCGTACCGCTATCGATATGGATCAAAACCGCGCCTTTAGCCAACGTTTACGCCAATCGGTGACCGATTACTTTGATATGCCATGGTATTTGACTTACGCCGATGCAGAGCGTTTACGTGACATGCGTGATGAAGCCATGATGCTACGTGATGATGAAGTCACCGGGGCGATTCCTGATGAAGTAGAATATGAAGAATTTGCCGCCGTTGATGATGAACTCAGCGAGCGTGTAGCTATGATGCTACAACAACATAAAGAAACCGGGAAACCTATTGATTTAGGCGCGGTATTACGAGATTACCTTGCGCAGCATACTCATGCGCAACATTTTGATTTAGCCAGAATGGTGATCGATCAAGCGGTACGAATGGGGTATTCCGAATCGGATTACCAAGCGATTCAACCGGATTGGCAAGCGATTAACGATTTTGGAGCAAAGGTACAAGCGAATGTCATCGATCAATACTAA
- the mukE gene encoding chromosome partition protein MukE has product MPEQLVKALSNPLFPALDSQLRAGRHISSDDMDNYAFLSDFDGDLAAFYQRYNAELVRAPEGFFYLRPRSTSFIGRSVLSELDMLVGKILCFLYLSPERLAHEGIFTNQELYEELLSLADEKKLMRLVTNRATGSDLDKEKLFEKVRTSLRRLRRIGMVLPVGDDEKFRISEAVFRFGADVRVGDDVREAQLRLIRDGEAVLDPEAVDPNKANDTQDKQDASDEQSEESEEQEQKAGDL; this is encoded by the coding sequence ATGCCAGAACAATTGGTAAAAGCGCTCTCTAACCCGTTATTCCCAGCATTGGATAGTCAATTGCGTGCCGGTCGTCATATCTCAAGTGATGATATGGATAACTACGCATTTTTAAGCGACTTTGATGGTGACTTAGCCGCTTTCTATCAGCGCTATAATGCGGAATTAGTTCGCGCGCCAGAAGGCTTTTTCTACCTACGTCCTCGCTCAACTTCATTCATTGGCCGCAGCGTTTTATCTGAGCTTGATATGTTGGTAGGGAAAATTCTATGTTTCTTATATCTAAGCCCTGAGCGTTTGGCGCATGAAGGTATCTTCACCAATCAAGAATTGTATGAAGAATTGCTAAGCCTAGCGGATGAGAAAAAACTGATGCGTTTGGTGACGAATCGCGCTACGGGTTCCGATTTAGATAAAGAAAAACTGTTTGAGAAAGTGCGTACTTCATTACGTCGTCTGCGTCGTATTGGCATGGTATTGCCAGTCGGGGACGATGAGAAGTTTCGGATCAGTGAAGCGGTATTCCGTTTTGGCGCCGATGTCCGCGTTGGTGATGATGTTCGTGAAGCGCAACTACGCTTGATCCGCGATGGTGAAGCCGTGCTTGATCCAGAAGCCGTTGACCCAAATAAAGCAAATGATACTCAAGATAAGCAAGATGCTTCGGATGAACAATCGGAAGAATCCGAAGAACAAGAACAGAAAGCAGGTGACCTATGA
- a CDS encoding manganese-dependent inorganic pyrophosphatase, giving the protein MIQVVGHKNPDSDSICSALVATELLKARGLEAKPVRQGELNRETQYILEQAGVEQPEMCTGVAGQKIWLVDYTDVSQAPDDIADAEIVGIVDHHRLGDVMTVNPLEAWIWPVGCTCTILFNLFKMEETKIEKPYAILMMSAILSDTVGFASPTCTPKDEAAVKELAEIAGIENLDEFIKNLLIAKTDIEGLSAAQLVEKDLKAYPFNGRDVVVGQVELATMEQVDGMIDDLNADLERRCQEDGLAFAALMLTDITTSTTELLFKGEWSAKLEKHVKDGSLTMENTLSRKKQGWPWLQTELAK; this is encoded by the coding sequence ATGATCCAAGTAGTCGGTCACAAAAACCCAGATAGTGATAGCATTTGTAGTGCATTGGTTGCCACTGAGCTTTTAAAAGCCCGTGGTCTTGAAGCGAAACCCGTTCGTCAAGGCGAATTAAACCGTGAAACTCAATACATTCTTGAGCAAGCGGGTGTTGAGCAACCTGAAATGTGTACTGGCGTTGCTGGCCAAAAAATCTGGTTAGTGGATTACACCGATGTTTCTCAAGCACCAGATGATATTGCTGATGCTGAGATCGTTGGTATTGTCGACCACCACCGCCTAGGCGATGTGATGACAGTGAACCCACTAGAAGCTTGGATCTGGCCTGTTGGCTGTACTTGTACGATTTTGTTTAACCTATTCAAAATGGAAGAAACAAAAATCGAGAAGCCTTATGCAATTCTTATGATGTCAGCAATCTTATCTGACACAGTAGGCTTTGCATCTCCAACCTGTACGCCAAAAGATGAAGCGGCAGTAAAAGAGTTAGCGGAAATCGCAGGGATTGAAAACCTAGACGAATTCATCAAAAACTTGCTGATTGCAAAAACAGACATCGAAGGTTTAAGCGCAGCTCAATTGGTTGAGAAAGACTTAAAAGCGTACCCATTCAATGGTCGTGACGTGGTAGTAGGCCAAGTAGAGCTTGCGACAATGGAACAAGTTGACGGCATGATTGATGACTTGAACGCAGACCTTGAGCGTCGTTGTCAAGAAGATGGTCTAGCCTTTGCCGCGCTTATGCTAACGGACATCACGACTAGCACTACTGAGCTACTATTCAAAGGTGAATGGTCTGCTAAGCTTGAGAAACACGTTAAAGATGGCTCTCTAACCATGGAAAACACCTTAAGCCGTAAGAAGCAGGGTTGGCCTTGGCTACAAACTGAACTCGCTAAATAA
- a CDS encoding MerR family transcriptional regulator, with translation MYIKEASELSGATQRAIRLYESLGLLIVSRSGKYRVYSETNIDLIKIIKEAQTLGIKLSEIVSLKDGNEDFDWAVVGDFLIEKQQDVESQIRQLEIQREKIQQYRQSIDMCLKRVDSDL, from the coding sequence GTGTATATCAAGGAAGCATCTGAATTGTCAGGTGCAACTCAAAGGGCTATTAGGTTATATGAGTCGTTAGGCTTGCTGATCGTTTCACGTTCAGGAAAGTATAGGGTGTACTCTGAGACTAATATCGACTTGATCAAGATTATCAAGGAAGCGCAAACCCTTGGAATTAAGCTTTCTGAAATCGTGAGCTTGAAAGATGGAAATGAAGACTTCGATTGGGCAGTTGTAGGCGATTTCTTAATTGAAAAGCAACAAGACGTAGAGTCTCAAATCCGTCAGCTCGAAATACAGCGAGAAAAAATTCAACAATATCGGCAATCGATTGATATGTGTTTGAAAAGGGTTGACTCTGACCTATAG
- a CDS encoding GFA family protein, giving the protein MVNKYRGSCLCGRVKYELSGDFQSFFLCHCTRCQKGTGSAHAANLFAKASTLIWLNGENDVRTYEHPNSLHAKSFCSKCGSALPTFAESINSVVVPAGSLDSPVPITPTAKIFTGSSAKWCLNLDDVPSYEKLPE; this is encoded by the coding sequence ATGGTGAATAAATATCGAGGTTCGTGTCTTTGTGGTCGAGTGAAGTATGAGCTTTCAGGTGACTTCCAGTCGTTCTTTTTATGTCATTGTACTCGTTGTCAAAAGGGCACAGGTTCAGCTCATGCTGCAAATCTGTTTGCTAAAGCTAGCACTTTGATTTGGCTAAACGGTGAAAATGATGTTCGAACGTATGAGCATCCAAACTCGCTTCATGCAAAAAGTTTTTGTTCAAAATGTGGGTCTGCACTTCCAACGTTTGCTGAAAGTATTAACAGCGTAGTGGTTCCGGCTGGCAGCCTTGATAGTCCAGTTCCTATTACGCCCACGGCTAAAATTTTTACTGGTAGTAGCGCCAAATGGTGTTTGAATTTAGACGATGTGCCTAGCTATGAAAAGCTTCCAGAATAA
- the mukB gene encoding chromosome partition protein MukB has protein sequence MIERGKYQSLTMINWNGFFARTFDIDGLVTTLSGGNGAGKSTTMAAFITALIPDQSLLHFRNTTEAGSSQASRDKGLFGKLQPGTCYSVLDVVNSRHQRLLFTVKLQQVAGRDKKVDIKPILIQGLPSHVKPTDVLIESLANGQARVRTYNELKEKVAEYEGVQVKAFSSVADYHSVMFEMGVLPKKLRNTSDRSKFYRLIEASLYGGISSAITRSLRDYLLPQNGGVKKAFQDMESALRENRMTLEAIKTTQADRDLFKHLITESTNYVAADYMRHANDRRMKLEQALALRSELNQSSTTLTSQMQLMTQVQSELEQLVEQESGLEQDHQAAADHLQLVQTAIRQQEKIERYQEDLEELSERLEEQIMVVEEAAEQVAIAEEQAEVSEQEVDSLKSQLADYQQALDVQQTRALQYQQAVQALEKAQQLTGNDGLTAENVQAQLSELKQQESDNTSALLSLKHKLDMSSAAAEQFEQALALVKSIVGDVARTEALSHAKQAVQKSQQAQQWLQNESQWRAQQRDLERSLNEQRQASELVEQYQSQHQVRLDDEMVLEQERERHLEQLDVLAGEQEELRDLRGDLRRSQQDAEAQIQTLQKQAPAWIAASEALDKLQSQTDAELTDSHAVMAQMQQVLEQDKQQSMAKERLSARREQLDSDIERLASPSGSNDPRLKGLADSLGGVLLSEIYDDITIEDAPYFSAMYGPSRHAIVVSDLEGIKEKLVDLDDCPEDLYIIEGDVDAFDDSTFNADELDGAVCVQLNDRQLRYSRLPSIPLFGRAAREQRLELLRAERDEVAEEYAKAAFDSQKLQRLYQSYNEFVSKHIHIAFNDDPEQQLADVRDGLNQVVRQLAALDEKDQQQRSQMQTAKQALTQLDKLANVMHLIEDESLAERLDEINDKIEQLSQYKSFAQQHGKAAEKLSNMVSALEADPEQFDALQAEYEQADQNLQALKTQMFALADLHERRHYFAYSDSVSLLDQSSELSEQLKRKLEQAEQAKVRSREGLKQAQGQMNQYNQLLASLKSSHQAKLETVQEFKQELQEYGVTPDIGAVERAETRKNELHERLHLSRQRKSEFERTLTATDMEMKALTKRVKKIEKDYKDLRKFVVNAKAGWCSVLRLARLNDVERRLHRRELAYLSDNELRSMSDKSLGALRLAVANNETLRDALRGSEDNARPEGKVLFYIAVYQHLRERIRQDIIHTSDPVEAIEEMEVELARLTEELTQRENRLAISSGSVANIIKKTIQREQNRIRMLNQGLSNIAFGQVRGVRLNVGIRESHEMLLAGLAEQQGQHQDLFDNPRLTFSEAMAKLFQRVNPHIDMGQRSPQILGEELLDYRNYLELSIEVNRGSEGWLQAESGALSTGEAIGTGQSILLMVIQSWEEESRRLRSKDIVPCRLLFLDEAARLDTKSINTLFELCDRLDMQLLIAAPENISPEKGTTYKLVRKVFKDHEHVHVVGLRGFGNGPKDKTDQEQVLETVE, from the coding sequence ATGATCGAAAGAGGTAAATATCAATCGCTAACCATGATTAACTGGAACGGCTTCTTTGCTCGTACTTTTGATATCGATGGGTTAGTTACCACGCTTTCTGGCGGTAACGGTGCGGGTAAGTCGACTACTATGGCGGCTTTCATTACGGCGCTTATTCCAGACCAAAGCTTACTGCATTTCCGTAACACCACAGAAGCGGGCAGCTCACAAGCCTCTCGCGATAAAGGTCTATTCGGTAAACTGCAACCGGGTACGTGTTACTCTGTGCTTGATGTTGTGAATTCACGTCATCAACGTCTTCTATTCACGGTAAAACTGCAACAAGTGGCAGGTCGTGATAAGAAAGTCGACATCAAACCGATTTTAATTCAAGGCCTACCAAGTCATGTGAAGCCAACCGATGTGTTGATTGAAAGCCTGGCGAATGGCCAAGCGCGTGTTCGCACTTACAATGAGCTAAAAGAGAAAGTAGCTGAATATGAAGGCGTGCAAGTTAAAGCGTTTTCATCGGTTGCCGATTACCATAGCGTAATGTTTGAAATGGGCGTATTGCCGAAGAAACTGCGCAATACGAGCGACCGTTCTAAATTCTATCGTTTGATTGAAGCCTCGTTATACGGTGGTATTTCAAGTGCGATCACTCGTTCATTGCGTGATTACTTATTACCGCAAAACGGTGGCGTAAAGAAAGCGTTCCAAGATATGGAATCGGCGCTGCGTGAAAATCGCATGACGCTAGAAGCCATTAAAACCACTCAAGCGGATCGTGATTTATTCAAACACTTAATTACGGAATCGACCAATTACGTCGCCGCTGACTACATGCGTCATGCCAATGACCGCCGCATGAAGTTAGAACAAGCATTAGCGCTGCGCAGTGAATTGAATCAATCGAGCACCACACTAACGTCTCAAATGCAATTGATGACGCAGGTACAATCGGAACTTGAGCAATTAGTCGAGCAAGAATCCGGTCTCGAGCAAGACCACCAAGCGGCGGCCGATCACTTGCAATTAGTGCAAACGGCGATTCGCCAACAAGAGAAAATTGAACGTTACCAAGAAGATTTGGAAGAGCTAAGTGAACGCTTAGAAGAACAAATTATGGTGGTGGAAGAAGCCGCAGAGCAAGTGGCTATCGCGGAAGAGCAGGCAGAAGTATCTGAGCAAGAAGTCGATAGCTTAAAATCGCAATTAGCCGATTACCAACAAGCGCTCGATGTGCAACAAACTCGCGCGCTGCAATACCAACAAGCGGTTCAAGCGTTAGAAAAAGCACAGCAACTTACTGGCAATGACGGTTTAACCGCTGAAAATGTACAAGCACAATTGTCTGAGCTGAAACAACAAGAGTCAGACAATACCTCTGCGCTATTGTCATTAAAGCACAAGCTAGACATGTCTTCGGCAGCCGCTGAGCAATTTGAGCAAGCGCTGGCGTTAGTGAAAAGCATTGTGGGTGATGTGGCACGTACAGAAGCGCTTTCACATGCCAAACAAGCGGTACAAAAATCGCAACAAGCTCAGCAATGGCTACAAAACGAATCACAATGGCGTGCGCAGCAACGTGACCTTGAGCGCAGCTTAAATGAGCAGCGTCAAGCCTCTGAGCTTGTTGAGCAATATCAATCGCAACATCAAGTGCGTCTTGATGATGAAATGGTATTAGAGCAAGAACGTGAGCGTCACCTTGAGCAACTCGATGTTCTTGCCGGTGAACAAGAAGAACTGCGTGATTTACGTGGTGATTTACGCCGTTCTCAACAAGATGCGGAAGCGCAAATTCAAACACTGCAAAAACAAGCCCCAGCTTGGATTGCCGCTAGTGAAGCGCTTGATAAACTGCAATCGCAAACCGACGCTGAGCTAACCGATAGCCACGCGGTGATGGCGCAAATGCAACAAGTGCTTGAGCAAGATAAGCAACAATCAATGGCGAAAGAGCGTCTGTCGGCGCGTCGTGAGCAACTTGATAGTGATATCGAACGCTTAGCATCGCCATCAGGCTCAAATGACCCACGATTAAAAGGCTTAGCCGATAGTCTAGGCGGCGTACTGTTATCTGAAATTTACGACGACATCACCATTGAAGATGCGCCATATTTCAGTGCGATGTACGGTCCATCTCGTCATGCCATCGTCGTTTCCGATCTTGAAGGCATTAAAGAAAAGCTGGTGGATTTGGACGATTGCCCAGAAGATCTTTATATCATTGAAGGCGATGTGGATGCTTTTGATGACAGCACCTTCAATGCCGATGAATTAGACGGCGCGGTATGCGTTCAGTTAAACGATCGCCAATTGCGTTATTCTCGTCTTCCTTCTATCCCGTTATTTGGCCGTGCGGCTCGTGAGCAACGTTTAGAGTTATTGCGTGCCGAGCGTGACGAAGTGGCTGAAGAGTATGCCAAAGCGGCGTTTGATTCTCAGAAACTTCAACGTTTGTACCAAAGCTATAACGAGTTCGTGTCTAAACACATTCATATTGCGTTTAACGACGATCCAGAGCAACAACTTGCAGACGTGCGTGATGGTTTAAACCAAGTGGTTCGTCAATTGGCGGCATTGGATGAAAAAGACCAACAACAACGCAGCCAAATGCAAACGGCCAAACAAGCGTTAACCCAGTTAGACAAGCTAGCTAATGTGATGCATCTGATTGAAGATGAAAGCTTAGCGGAACGTTTGGACGAAATTAACGATAAAATTGAGCAACTGTCTCAATATAAATCTTTCGCCCAACAACATGGCAAAGCGGCAGAAAAACTGTCGAACATGGTGTCGGCACTTGAAGCTGATCCTGAGCAATTTGATGCATTGCAAGCGGAATACGAGCAAGCAGACCAAAATCTACAAGCATTGAAAACTCAAATGTTTGCCTTGGCTGATTTACATGAACGTCGTCATTATTTTGCCTATTCAGATTCGGTTTCTCTGCTTGATCAAAGTAGTGAACTAAGCGAGCAGCTAAAACGCAAACTTGAGCAAGCCGAGCAAGCAAAAGTACGTAGCCGTGAAGGTTTGAAGCAAGCACAAGGACAGATGAACCAATACAACCAACTGTTGGCTTCATTGAAATCTTCGCATCAAGCCAAATTGGAAACGGTACAAGAATTTAAACAAGAACTGCAAGAGTACGGAGTAACACCGGATATCGGCGCAGTAGAGCGCGCTGAAACGCGTAAAAATGAATTGCATGAACGCCTGCATTTATCTCGTCAACGTAAGAGTGAATTTGAACGCACACTGACCGCGACGGATATGGAAATGAAAGCGCTCACCAAACGCGTGAAGAAAATCGAAAAAGATTACAAAGACTTACGTAAATTTGTGGTTAACGCGAAAGCAGGTTGGTGTTCGGTACTGCGCTTAGCACGTTTAAATGATGTTGAGCGTCGTCTGCATCGCCGTGAGTTAGCGTACCTTTCTGATAACGAACTGCGTTCAATGTCGGATAAGTCATTAGGTGCCTTGCGTTTAGCGGTGGCCAATAATGAAACACTACGTGATGCGCTACGTGGCTCAGAAGACAATGCTCGCCCTGAAGGCAAAGTATTGTTCTACATTGCGGTTTACCAGCATCTACGTGAGCGTATTCGCCAAGATATTATTCATACTAGCGATCCGGTTGAAGCCATCGAAGAGATGGAAGTGGAGCTGGCTCGCTTAACCGAAGAGCTCACACAACGTGAAAATCGTCTGGCGATCAGCTCTGGCTCGGTGGCGAATATCATTAAGAAGACGATTCAACGTGAGCAAAACCGAATTCGTATGCTTAACCAAGGTTTATCAAACATTGCCTTTGGTCAGGTACGTGGCGTGCGCTTAAATGTGGGCATCCGTGAAAGCCATGAAATGCTATTGGCCGGTTTGGCTGAGCAGCAAGGTCAACATCAAGACCTATTTGATAACCCACGTTTAACCTTCTCAGAAGCGATGGCGAAGCTGTTCCAACGTGTGAACCCACATATCGATATGGGCCAACGTTCACCACAAATCTTAGGCGAAGAGTTACTGGATTACCGTAACTACTTAGAGCTAAGCATTGAAGTGAACCGTGGTTCAGAAGGTTGGCTACAAGCAGAATCTGGCGCGTTATCAACTGGTGAAGCGATTGGTACTGGTCAGTCAATTCTATTGATGGTTATCCAAAGCTGGGAAGAAGAATCACGCCGCTTGCGCAGTAAAGATATTGTGCCGTGTCGCTTACTCTTCTTAGATGAAGCCGCACGTTTGGATACCAAATCAATCAATACCTTATTTGAGCTATGCGACCGCCTAGACATGCAATTATTGATTGCGGCACCGGAAAATATCAGCCCAGAAAAAGGCACCACCTACAAACTGGTACGTAAAGTGTTTAAAGATCACGAACACGTACACGTAGTAGGCTTACGTGGTTTTGGTAATGGTCCGAAAGACAAAACCGATCAAGAGCAAGTGCTTGAAACGGTAGAGTAG
- a CDS encoding alpha/beta fold hydrolase: MENRNGYISVNGSEIYYEVSGNPNGEPLLMLHGGLGSLNELSSLYQYVATDYQLISIDFRGHGKSFLGNRPLNYMQYQEDIQSVLSYLDIDKYSIFGFSDGGIVGYRLAAQDPDRVSCLVTLGSQWRLKENDPSIELLSGLTADFWTSKFTDDVAFYETSNPEPDFPRLVDAVKAVWLDSTESGYPYDLVEKICCPTLVMRGDNDFLFSLDEAVALRSKIANCSFANIPQTAHSSHQESPELVGKMLKHFMLQYKN; encoded by the coding sequence ATGGAAAATAGAAACGGTTATATAAGCGTCAATGGCTCGGAAATTTATTACGAAGTTTCGGGTAATCCCAATGGTGAGCCACTATTAATGTTACATGGTGGCCTTGGTTCATTGAATGAGCTAAGCAGCCTTTATCAATATGTAGCGACAGACTATCAATTGATCAGTATTGATTTTCGTGGGCATGGAAAATCCTTTTTAGGTAATCGCCCACTGAATTACATGCAATATCAAGAAGATATTCAGAGTGTTCTGAGTTATCTGGACATTGATAAATATTCAATTTTTGGTTTTAGTGATGGCGGCATAGTGGGTTATCGGTTAGCCGCACAAGACCCAGATAGGGTGTCCTGTTTGGTTACATTAGGCTCGCAATGGCGACTGAAGGAAAACGACCCATCAATAGAATTGCTGAGCGGCTTAACGGCTGATTTTTGGACTTCAAAATTTACCGATGATGTTGCTTTTTACGAGACCTCAAACCCAGAGCCGGATTTTCCTAGACTAGTGGATGCGGTAAAAGCAGTTTGGCTTGATTCCACAGAGTCCGGTTATCCGTATGATCTTGTCGAAAAAATCTGTTGTCCAACATTGGTGATGAGGGGGGATAACGATTTTCTATTTTCGTTAGATGAAGCTGTAGCCTTAAGGTCAAAAATTGCCAACTGTAGCTTTGCTAATATTCCCCAGACCGCTCATTCATCCCATCAGGAATCGCCAGAGTTAGTGGGTAAAATGCTTAAACACTTTATGTTGCAGTATAAAAACTGA